One Candidatus Hydrogenedentota bacterium genomic window carries:
- a CDS encoding alpha-L-fucosidase, whose amino-acid sequence MLRTAIVAVIAFGGFAAIAQQPAKPLALPTKEQAAWQDYELGMFIHFAPNTWQDEEYDKRTTPLSEINPAQLNTDEWVAAAESFGAKYIVFVAKHVGGFCMWQTDTTSYGIKNTPWRDGKGDVLKDLSESCAKRGMKLGVYLSPRDDTLGADTGGVCKTPEEQKKYDAIYRQQLTEIMTKYGELAEIWFDGSTGIEVGDLLKQYAPKAMYFQSKYATIRWVGNEDGFAPYPAWNAVSEAARARGATAKDGDPNGNAWLPNECDARIRRDWFYSSKNGDTLKSVDDLLEMYYLSVGHGAVLLLNMTPDTTGRFPEADVKRLAEFGAEINRRFGKSLAETGGQGSVVELALDKPTKIDHIITMEDITQGERVREYVIEGFIDGAWKELCNGTAIGHKKIDRIESSTVTKVRLRVTNAAAEPQIRKLAVYKTEQ is encoded by the coding sequence ATGCTTCGAACGGCGATTGTGGCGGTAATAGCGTTTGGCGGATTCGCGGCGATTGCGCAACAGCCCGCAAAACCATTGGCCTTGCCGACGAAAGAACAGGCGGCGTGGCAGGATTATGAGTTGGGGATGTTCATTCACTTCGCGCCAAATACGTGGCAGGACGAAGAGTATGACAAGCGGACAACGCCGCTCAGCGAGATCAATCCGGCGCAATTGAACACGGACGAGTGGGTAGCCGCGGCGGAGTCGTTCGGGGCGAAGTACATCGTGTTTGTTGCGAAACACGTCGGCGGGTTCTGCATGTGGCAGACCGACACCACTTCGTATGGGATCAAGAACACGCCTTGGCGAGATGGCAAGGGCGACGTGCTGAAAGACCTCTCGGAATCGTGCGCGAAACGCGGCATGAAACTGGGCGTGTATCTGAGTCCGCGCGACGATACTCTTGGCGCAGACACCGGCGGCGTGTGCAAGACGCCCGAAGAACAGAAAAAGTACGACGCGATTTACCGTCAGCAGCTTACCGAAATCATGACGAAGTACGGCGAGTTGGCAGAGATTTGGTTTGACGGAAGTACGGGCATCGAGGTGGGCGATCTTCTCAAGCAGTACGCGCCGAAGGCGATGTACTTTCAGAGCAAATACGCGACCATCCGCTGGGTCGGTAACGAAGATGGGTTTGCGCCGTATCCCGCGTGGAACGCGGTGAGCGAGGCGGCGCGCGCGCGGGGCGCGACGGCCAAAGACGGCGACCCCAACGGGAATGCGTGGCTGCCGAATGAGTGCGATGCGCGTATCCGCAGGGACTGGTTCTACAGCTCGAAAAATGGGGACACGCTGAAGAGCGTCGACGATCTGCTGGAAATGTATTACCTGTCGGTGGGGCACGGCGCGGTATTGCTGCTGAACATGACGCCCGATACGACGGGGCGTTTCCCGGAAGCGGATGTGAAGCGGCTGGCCGAGTTTGGGGCAGAGATCAATCGCCGGTTCGGGAAGAGCCTCGCGGAGACGGGCGGCCAAGGGAGCGTCGTGGAATTGGCGCTGGACAAGCCCACGAAGATAGACCATATCATCACGATGGAAGACATTACGCAGGGCGAGCGCGTGCGCGAATACGTGATCGAAGGTTTCATTGATGGCGCGTGGAAAGAACTGTGCAATGGCACGGCGATTGGGCACAAGAAGATTGACCGCATCGAAAGCAGCACGGTGACGAAGGTAAGGCTGCGCGTGACCAACGCCGCGGCTGAACCGCAGATACGGAAGCTGGCGGTGTACAAGACAGAGCAGTAG
- a CDS encoding sigma-70 family RNA polymerase sigma factor: MRTKLEIESELCLLRWRQGEGHAFERLVRLWERRLFYYIRRIVVAEEDAWDVLQEVWTAVWRQGAGLRDVTAFRSWVYRIAHNCSVSHLRRTSRCEALEGVLDEPLSGEDVTFDRDEAARIHAGLEQLPSGHREILTLFFLEEFSHAEVAEILNIPVGTVKSRLYYAKRALRERLDSETTS, translated from the coding sequence GTGCGAACGAAGCTGGAAATAGAGAGCGAACTTTGCCTCTTGCGCTGGCGGCAGGGGGAGGGGCATGCGTTCGAGAGGCTGGTCCGCCTGTGGGAACGGCGTTTGTTTTACTACATCCGGCGCATCGTCGTTGCCGAGGAGGATGCGTGGGATGTGCTTCAGGAGGTTTGGACCGCAGTGTGGCGGCAGGGGGCCGGGTTACGCGACGTAACGGCATTTCGCAGTTGGGTTTATCGGATTGCGCACAACTGCTCGGTGAGCCATCTGCGGCGGACCTCCCGTTGCGAGGCGCTTGAGGGAGTGCTGGACGAGCCGCTTTCGGGCGAGGATGTGACTTTTGATAGGGACGAGGCGGCACGGATTCATGCGGGGCTCGAGCAACTTCCATCGGGTCATCGCGAGATACTCACGCTGTTCTTTCTGGAAGAGTTTTCTCATGCCGAGGTTGCGGAGATCCTAAATATCCCCGTTGGCACGGTGAAATCCCGGCTGTACTACGCAAAGCGCGCGTTGCGGGAGCGGCTGGATTCGGAGACGACGTCATGA